One window of the Perca fluviatilis chromosome 5, GENO_Pfluv_1.0, whole genome shotgun sequence genome contains the following:
- the tead3a gene encoding transcriptional enhancer factor TEF-5 isoform X4 has product MYGRNELIARYIKLRTGKTRTRKQVSSHIQVLARKRVREYQTSIKAMNLDQVSKDKALQTVANLSSAQIVSASVMKPQTQFPPPVRFWPGPMPGQPGHSQDIKPFAQPPYTTLPAPVPAPISYEPLPPPRSAAIAAPVWQDRTIASAKLRLLEYSAFMEIQRDRETYKHLFVLIGPSNPGYNDPVLESIDVRQIYDKFSEKKGGLKELYEKGPHNAFFLVKFWADLSSDIEEGSGVFYGVSSQYSGTENITISVSTKVCSFGKQVVEKVETEYAHMEGGKYVFRIHRSPMCEYMINFIHKLKHLPEKYMMNSVLENFTILQVVSNRETQETLLCIAFVFEVSTSEHGAQYHVYRLVND; this is encoded by the exons ATGTATG GTCGAAATGAACTGATAGCTCGCTATATCAAGCTACGAACGGGGAAGACGCGCACACGCAAACAG GTGTCTAGTCACATTCAGGTTCTGGCACGTAAGAGGGTACGAGAATACCAGACCAGCATCAAG GCCATGAACTTG GACCAGGTATCCAAAGACAAGGCACTGCAGACAGTAGCCAACCTCTCATCAGCTCAGATTGTGTCTGCTAGTGTAATGAAACCCCAGACTCAGTTCCCTCCACCAGTcaga TTTTGGCCCGGTCCTATGCCAGGACAGCCTGGACATTCTCAGGA CATCAAGCCCTTTGCACAGCCACCATACACTACACTACCAGCCCCTGTCCCTGCACCTATCA GCTATGAGCCCCTGCCTCCACCTCGCTCCGCAGCTATAGCAGCTCCTGTATGGCAAGACAGAACCATCGCCTCAGCAAAACTACGGCTACTGGAGTACTCTGCTTTTATGGAGATCCAAAGGGACAGGGAAACG TATAAGCATCTTTTCGTACTCATTGGCCCATCGAACCCGGGCTACAATGATCCCGTATTGGAGTCCATAGATGTGAGGCAGATTTACGACAAGTTCTCTGAGAAGAAAGGAGGCCTGAAGGAGCTGTATGAAAAAGGGCCGCACAACGCATTCTTCCTCGTCAAGTTCTGG GCGGACCTGAGCAGTGACATTGAGGAGGGCTCTGGTGTGTTCTACGGTGTGAGCAGCCAGTACAGTGGAACAGAAAACATCACAATCAGTGTCTCAACTAAGGTCTGCTCCTTTGGCAAACAGGTGGTCGAGAAGGTTGAG ACAGAATATGCACACATGGAAGGGGGAAAGTATGTGTTCCGCATCCATCGTTCGCCCATGTGTGAATATATGATCAACTTCATCCACAAGCTCAAACACCTGCCAGAGAAATACATGATGAACAGTGTACTGGAGAACTTCACTATCCTACAg GTGGTGTCCAACAGAGAAACTCAGGAGACTCTGCTGTGCATTGCCTTTGTGTTTGAAGTGTCCACTAGTGAACATGGAGCGCAGTACCATGTTTATCGACTAGTTAACGACTAG
- the LOC120558885 gene encoding plakophilin-1 — translation MMAPEPLRSAMTSKGREDTSLALPSDNKLHSGQQRVLHQVHTIERSKSKHGKNGSTSPSPTSLSPQTLTTYEFGTFKFSPSKANGTFSRTSSNLSTGYNKSVNTQKSRTLSARTTRGRQVSSGIWEQQINTSSWPQGTNGLRSARSDPSLARPFSATTMRGKGMLAQGQQSLQSRINRNSIYSVTNGTQMTNSQTRIVRPPTALYRTEGKMGTIKTSNIEQQSAVNSAINMSDMTLKEAVEFLSHPEENYQQCGATFIHHTTFKEDGAKQEVFQLGGIPALVTLLRSPNPGVSQAAAGALRNLVFKDQDNKLEVQHCGGIAKALQLLKETNSTETQKQITGLLWNLSSADELKSELIATALPALTENVVVPFTCWSDNSANNNIHPDVFNSATGCLRNLSCGQQKERQAMRQCRGLIDSLMGYVESCVAEESPDDKSVENCACILHNLTYQLEDESPECFSKFQPEREGQRGKSKSPTIGCFSPKSSKAQKEFLFDAVRGMPEDSKPSGVKWLCHPIAMQTYLSLLGSSQNGATLEACCGALQNLTAGKGLGSSAMCQILVQKLGALLHMPRLLKSPNRSLQKTAMSLLGNMSRTSSLQTSMAKQILPDLTSLVSSGPREMGSSDETIATACSTLRSLMLADTEVSKKFVKIELVSSVADLSENRSFPKGSKAASLLLYSLWNDKNLQGVAKKLGMAKSLFVNDNTTAMHRSVKVIE, via the exons ATGATGGCTCCGGAGCCGCTGCGTTCAGCAATGACTAGTAAGGGCAGGGAGGATACGTCGCTCGCGTTGCCCTCCGACAACAAGCTGCACTCGGGACAGCAGCGCGTGCTGCATCAAGTGCACACTATCGAGAGGAGCAAGTCCAAACACGGGAAGAACGGCTCAACATCACCCTCACCAACAA GCCTGTCTCCCCAGACTTTGACAACATATGAGTTTGGAACATTCAAGTTTTCTCCATCCAAAGCAAATGGCACCTTCAGTCGTACCAGCTCCAATCTGTCAACAGGCTACAACAAATCG GTAAATACTCAGAAGAGTCGTACCCTATCCGCTAGGACCACGAGAGGAAGACAAGTCAGCTCAGGCATATGGGAACAGCAAATCAACACTTCCAGCTGGCCCCAGGGTACCAATGGGCTGAGATCTGCTCGCAGTGACCCATCTTTGGCTCGTCCATTTTCTGCAACCACTATG cgaGGCAAAGGGATGTTGGCTCAGGGCCAGCAAAGCCTTCAGAGTCGGATAAATAGAAACAGCATCTATTCTGTGACCAACGGCACACAGATGACCAACAGCCAGACACGCATCGTCCGGCCGCCCACTGCCCTGTATCGCACTGAGGGCAAAATGGGCACCATCAAAACATCCAACATAGAGCAGCAATCAGC GGTGAACAGTGCGATAAACATGTCAGATATGACCCTAAAGGAGGCTGTAGAGTTCCTGTCTCACCCTGAAGAGAATTACCAGCAATGTGGAGCCACCTTCATCCACCACACCACCTTCAAAGAGGACGGCGCCAAACAGGAG GTTTTCCAACTAGGAGGTATCCCCGCTCTGGTAACCCTGCTGCGGAGCCCCAATCCTGGGGTGAGCCAGGCTGCTGCTGGGGCTCTGAGGAACCTGGTGTTCAAAGACCAGGACAACAAGCTGGAGGTTCAGCACTGTGGCGGTATAGCCAAGGCCCTGCAGCTACTTAAGGAGACAAATTCTACTGAGACCCAGAAACAAATCACTG GCCTTCTATGGAACCTGTCCTCTGCCGATGAGCTGAAGTCAGAACTTATAGCTACAGCGCTGCCTGCCCTGACTGAGAATGTGGTGGTGCCATTCACCTGCTGGTCAGACAACAGCGCCAACAACAACATACACCCCGATGTCTTCAACAGCGCCACAGGGTGCCTGCG GAACCTGAGCTGCGGCCAACAGAAGGAGAGACAGGCAATGAGACAGTGCCGTGGCCTCATTGACTCCCTCATGGGTTATGTCGAGTCCTGTGTGGCGGAGGAAAGCCCTGATGACAAG tCTGTGGAGAACTGTGCATGTATCCTCCATAATTTGACCTACCAACTGGAGGATGAGTCTCCTGAGTGCTTCAGCAAGTTccaacctgagagagagggccAACGTGGGAAAAGTAAAAGCCCCACGATTGGATGCTTCAGCCCAAAGAGCAGCAAGGCTCAAAAGGAG TTTTTATTTGACGCGGTGCGGGGAATGCCGGAGGACAGCAAACCATCAGGTGTGAAGTGGTTGTGCCATCCCATAGCCATGCAGACCTACCTGTCTCTGCTGGGCTCGTCCCAGAACGGTGCCACACTGGAAGCCTGCTGTGGTGCCCTGCAGAACCTCACTGCCGGCAAGGGACTG GGGTCCAGTGCCATGTGTCAGATTCTGGTTCAAAAGCTGGGGGCTCTGCTGCACATGCCCCGTCTTTTAAAGTCTCCTAACCGGAGCCTGCAGAAGACTGCCATGTCCCTTCTGGGTAACATGTCTCGGACCAGCAGTTTGCAGACCTCCATGG CAAAGCAGATTCTGCCTGATCTCACCAGCCTTGTCTCCTCTGGCCCCCGAGAGATGGGAAGCTCTGACGAAACTATAGCAACAGCATGCAGCACATTGCGGAGTCTGATGTTGGCAGACACTGAGGTCAGCAAGAAGTTCGTCAAAATTGAACTGGTGTCATCAGTGGCTGACCTCAGCGAGAACAG GTCTTTCCCCAAAGGCAGCAAAGCAGCTTCCTTGCTCCTCTACAGCTTATGGAACGATAAGAATTTGCAAGGAGTAGCGAAAAAG CTGGGGATGGCCAAATCACTTTTTGTCAATGACAACACCACAGCTATGCACAGGTCGGTGAAAGTTATCGAGTGA